One window from the genome of Magnolia sinica isolate HGM2019 chromosome 4, MsV1, whole genome shotgun sequence encodes:
- the LOC131242996 gene encoding cysteine-rich receptor-like protein kinase 2 isoform X1, translated as MTTSSSSLVLDFSFFHTTNSNSFESDSATMRIKISHFIYLSFSFIFLFFCDPIASDPQAKLLNKGCSSYNVTSLSAFISNLNSTLAELRSQLNSTTRFATAQRPGTVDPVYALFQCRDYLSTADCVSCFDTAQSEIQKCSAANGARVIYDGCFLRYEGNGFFDQTTLPGNRALCGNETAASVNETAASGNKTTVLGSDGFRDAVNGLLTDITTAAPRMEGYFAAARRGGAGGAIVYGVAQCAPRVSEEGCEQCLKVAYGNIERCMPDVDGRAVDAGCFLRYSDTAFFSDDQVTDLAPFLRTGGGSRKKKKAIIGGVVGGGAFVLLLLFFILLRRSKKAKNPQKGDILGVTELQGPVNYHYNDLKSATKNFSEENKLGEGGFGDVYKGVLKNGKIVAVKKLMIRQSKRAREDFESEVKLISNVHHRNLVRLLGCCSKGSELLLVYEFMANSSLDKYLFGNRRGSLNWKQRFDIIIGVARGLAYLHEEFHVCIIHRDIKPGNILLDDNFQARIADFGLARLLPEDQSHLSTKFAGTLGYTAPEYAIHGQLSEKVDTYSYGVVVLEIISGRKSNDTKLEPVAQYLLEWAWKLYETDSLMKLVDESLDPNEYEKEEVKRVIEIALMCTQSTVASRPTISEVVVMLRSKGDHGLNPTHPTFIDAASRVQVKVDGADASTSTISSTSNATMSISQYSGR; from the exons ATGACCACAAGTTCTTCGTCCCTTGttttggatttttcatttttccacACAACCAATTCAAATTCATTTGAATCGGATTCCGCTACAATGCGAATCAAAATCTCCCATTTCATATACTTGTCATTCTCTTTCATATTTCTCTTCTTCTGCGATCCGATCGCATCCGATCCTCAAGCTAAGCTTCTAAACAAGGGCTGCAGCTCATACAACGTTACCAGCCTGTCCGCCTTCATCTCAAACCTCAATTCCACACTCGCTGAACTCCGGTCCCAGCTCAACTCTACCACCCGATTCGCGACAGCTCAGCGTCCTGGCACTGTCGATCCCGTCTACGCGCTCTTCCAATGCCGGGACTACCTCTCCACTGCGGACTGTGTCTCCTGCTTCGACACGGCCCAGTCGGAGATCCAGAAATGCTCGGCGGCCAACGGGGCCCGCGTGATCTACGACGGATGCTTTCTGAGGTACGAGGGCAACGGATTCTTCGACCAGACGACGCTGCCGGGGAACCGCGCGCTGTGTGGGAACGAGACCGCGGCGTCGGTGAACGAGACGGCTGCTTCGGGGAACAAGACGACGGTGTTGGGAAGTGACGGTTTCAGAGATGCTGTTAACGGGCTGTTGACAGATATCACTACGGCAGCGCCgaggatggaggggtattttgCGGCAGCGAGGAGGGGAGGGGCGGGGGGTGCTATCGTGTACGGGGTGGCGCAGTGCGCACCGAGGGTGAGTGAGGAAgggtgtgaacagtgcttgaagGTGGCGTATGGGAATATAGAAAGGTGTATGCCGGATGTAGATGGGAGGGCTGTGGATGCTGGGTGCTTCTTAAGGTACTCCGACACGGCGTTTTTTAGCGATGACCAGGTGACGGATCTCGCGCCTTTCTTGCGTACAG GAGGAGGttcaagaaagaagaagaaagcaatcaTAGGAGGTGTTGTTGGAGGAGGTGCATTCGTTCTGTTACTTCTATTCTTTATATTGCTTCGACGATCAAAGAAGGCTAAGAATCCACAGAAAG GAGACATATTAGGGGTGACGGAGCTGCAAGGCCCAGTGAATTATCACTACAATGATCTTAAATCTGCTACGAAGAATTTCAGTGAAGAAAATAAACTAGGGGAAGGAGGGTTTGGTGATGTGTACAAG GGTGTTCTAAAAAATGGGAAGATAGTAGCTGTCAAGAAACTTATGATACGACAGTCCAAGAGAGCAAGGGAAGACTTTGAAAGCGAGGTCAAGCTCATAAGCAATGTTCATCACCGGAATCTCGTCCGTTTGCTTGGGTGTTGCAGTAAAGGCTCAGAACTGCTCCTTGTTTACGAGTTCATGGCAAATAGCAGCCTCGACAAGTACTTATTTG GCAACAGGCGTGGGTCCCTCAACTGGAAACAGCGATTTGATATAATCATTGGTGTGGCTCGGGGCCTTGCATATCTGCACGAGGAATTCCATGTCTGCATCATACACCGAGATATAAAACCCGGCAATATACTGCTTGATGACAATTTCCAAGCCAGAATTGCGGATTTTGGGTTGGCAAGACTACTTCCAGAAGACCAGAGCCATCTCAGCACTAAATTTGCAGGAACATT GGGCTATACAGCACCTGAGTATGCAATCCATGGGCAGCTATCTGAGAAGGTTGACACATACAGCTATGGTGTGGTCGTCCTGGAAATCATAAGTGGTCGAAAGAGCAACGACACAAAGCTTGAACCTGTTGCACAATACCTTCTCGAATGG GCATGGAAACTATATGAAACGGACTCGCTGATGAAGTTGGTGGATGAGAGCTTGGATCCGAATGAATATGAAAAAGAGGAGGTGAAGAGAGTTATAGAGATAGCTCTCATGTGTACCCAGTCCACAGTTGCTTCTAGGCCAACGATATCCGAAGTTGTGGTCATGCTGCGGAGCAAAGGAGATCATGGGCTCAATCCCACCCACCCCACCTTCATAGATGCTGCTAGTAGAGTCCAAGTCAAAGTAGATGGAGCAGACGCATCCACCTCTACCATATCATCCACATCCAATGCCACCATGTCGATTTCGCAATACTCTGGCCGCTGA
- the LOC131242996 gene encoding cysteine-rich receptor-like protein kinase 43 isoform X2 codes for MTTSSSSLVLDFSFFHTTNSNSFESDSATMRIKISHFIYLSFSFIFLFFCDPIASDPQAKLLNKGCSSYNVTSLSAFISNLNSTLAELRSQLNSTTRFATAQRPGTVDPVYALFQCRDYLSTADCVSCFDTAQSEIQKCSAANGARVIYDGCFLRYEGNGFFDQTTLPGNRALCGNETAASVNETAASGNKTTVLGSDGFRDAVNGLLTDITTAAPRMEGYFAAARRGGAGGAIVYGVAQCAPRVSEEGCEQCLKVAYGNIERCMPDVDGRAVDAGCFLRYSDTAFFSDDQVTDLAPFLRTGDILGVTELQGPVNYHYNDLKSATKNFSEENKLGEGGFGDVYKGVLKNGKIVAVKKLMIRQSKRAREDFESEVKLISNVHHRNLVRLLGCCSKGSELLLVYEFMANSSLDKYLFGNRRGSLNWKQRFDIIIGVARGLAYLHEEFHVCIIHRDIKPGNILLDDNFQARIADFGLARLLPEDQSHLSTKFAGTLGYTAPEYAIHGQLSEKVDTYSYGVVVLEIISGRKSNDTKLEPVAQYLLEWAWKLYETDSLMKLVDESLDPNEYEKEEVKRVIEIALMCTQSTVASRPTISEVVVMLRSKGDHGLNPTHPTFIDAASRVQVKVDGADASTSTISSTSNATMSISQYSGR; via the exons ATGACCACAAGTTCTTCGTCCCTTGttttggatttttcatttttccacACAACCAATTCAAATTCATTTGAATCGGATTCCGCTACAATGCGAATCAAAATCTCCCATTTCATATACTTGTCATTCTCTTTCATATTTCTCTTCTTCTGCGATCCGATCGCATCCGATCCTCAAGCTAAGCTTCTAAACAAGGGCTGCAGCTCATACAACGTTACCAGCCTGTCCGCCTTCATCTCAAACCTCAATTCCACACTCGCTGAACTCCGGTCCCAGCTCAACTCTACCACCCGATTCGCGACAGCTCAGCGTCCTGGCACTGTCGATCCCGTCTACGCGCTCTTCCAATGCCGGGACTACCTCTCCACTGCGGACTGTGTCTCCTGCTTCGACACGGCCCAGTCGGAGATCCAGAAATGCTCGGCGGCCAACGGGGCCCGCGTGATCTACGACGGATGCTTTCTGAGGTACGAGGGCAACGGATTCTTCGACCAGACGACGCTGCCGGGGAACCGCGCGCTGTGTGGGAACGAGACCGCGGCGTCGGTGAACGAGACGGCTGCTTCGGGGAACAAGACGACGGTGTTGGGAAGTGACGGTTTCAGAGATGCTGTTAACGGGCTGTTGACAGATATCACTACGGCAGCGCCgaggatggaggggtattttgCGGCAGCGAGGAGGGGAGGGGCGGGGGGTGCTATCGTGTACGGGGTGGCGCAGTGCGCACCGAGGGTGAGTGAGGAAgggtgtgaacagtgcttgaagGTGGCGTATGGGAATATAGAAAGGTGTATGCCGGATGTAGATGGGAGGGCTGTGGATGCTGGGTGCTTCTTAAGGTACTCCGACACGGCGTTTTTTAGCGATGACCAGGTGACGGATCTCGCGCCTTTCTTGCGTACAG GAGACATATTAGGGGTGACGGAGCTGCAAGGCCCAGTGAATTATCACTACAATGATCTTAAATCTGCTACGAAGAATTTCAGTGAAGAAAATAAACTAGGGGAAGGAGGGTTTGGTGATGTGTACAAG GGTGTTCTAAAAAATGGGAAGATAGTAGCTGTCAAGAAACTTATGATACGACAGTCCAAGAGAGCAAGGGAAGACTTTGAAAGCGAGGTCAAGCTCATAAGCAATGTTCATCACCGGAATCTCGTCCGTTTGCTTGGGTGTTGCAGTAAAGGCTCAGAACTGCTCCTTGTTTACGAGTTCATGGCAAATAGCAGCCTCGACAAGTACTTATTTG GCAACAGGCGTGGGTCCCTCAACTGGAAACAGCGATTTGATATAATCATTGGTGTGGCTCGGGGCCTTGCATATCTGCACGAGGAATTCCATGTCTGCATCATACACCGAGATATAAAACCCGGCAATATACTGCTTGATGACAATTTCCAAGCCAGAATTGCGGATTTTGGGTTGGCAAGACTACTTCCAGAAGACCAGAGCCATCTCAGCACTAAATTTGCAGGAACATT GGGCTATACAGCACCTGAGTATGCAATCCATGGGCAGCTATCTGAGAAGGTTGACACATACAGCTATGGTGTGGTCGTCCTGGAAATCATAAGTGGTCGAAAGAGCAACGACACAAAGCTTGAACCTGTTGCACAATACCTTCTCGAATGG GCATGGAAACTATATGAAACGGACTCGCTGATGAAGTTGGTGGATGAGAGCTTGGATCCGAATGAATATGAAAAAGAGGAGGTGAAGAGAGTTATAGAGATAGCTCTCATGTGTACCCAGTCCACAGTTGCTTCTAGGCCAACGATATCCGAAGTTGTGGTCATGCTGCGGAGCAAAGGAGATCATGGGCTCAATCCCACCCACCCCACCTTCATAGATGCTGCTAGTAGAGTCCAAGTCAAAGTAGATGGAGCAGACGCATCCACCTCTACCATATCATCCACATCCAATGCCACCATGTCGATTTCGCAATACTCTGGCCGCTGA
- the LOC131242996 gene encoding cysteine-rich receptor-like protein kinase 2 isoform X3 yields the protein MTTSSSSLVLDFSFFHTTNSNSFESDSATMRIKISHFIYLSFSFIFLFFCDPIASDPQAKLLNKGCSSYNVTSLSAFISNLNSTLAELRSQLNSTTRFATAQRPGTVDPVYALFQCRDYLSTADCVSCFDTAQSEIQKCSAANGARVIYDGCFLRYEGNGFFDQTTLPGNRALCGNETAASVNETAASGNKTTVLGSDGFRDAVNGLLTDITTAAPRMEGYFAAARRGGAGGAIVYGVAQCAPRVSEEGCEQCLKVAYGNIERCMPDVDGRAVDAGCFLRYSDTAFFSDDQVTDLAPFLRTGGGSRKKKKAIIGGVVGGGAFVLLLLFFILLRRSKKAKNPQKGDILGVTELQGPVNYHYNDLKSATKNFSEENKLGEGGFGDVYKGVLKNGKIVAVKKLMIRQSKRAREDFESEVKLISNVHHRNLVRLLGCCSKGSELLLVYEFMANSSLDKYLFGNRRGSLNWKQRFDIIIGVARGLAYLHEEFHVCIIHRDIKPGNILLDDNFQARIADFGLARLLPEDQSHLSTKFAGTLGYTAPEYAIHGQLSEKVDTYSYGVVVLEIISGRKSNDTKLEPVAQYYMKRTR from the exons ATGACCACAAGTTCTTCGTCCCTTGttttggatttttcatttttccacACAACCAATTCAAATTCATTTGAATCGGATTCCGCTACAATGCGAATCAAAATCTCCCATTTCATATACTTGTCATTCTCTTTCATATTTCTCTTCTTCTGCGATCCGATCGCATCCGATCCTCAAGCTAAGCTTCTAAACAAGGGCTGCAGCTCATACAACGTTACCAGCCTGTCCGCCTTCATCTCAAACCTCAATTCCACACTCGCTGAACTCCGGTCCCAGCTCAACTCTACCACCCGATTCGCGACAGCTCAGCGTCCTGGCACTGTCGATCCCGTCTACGCGCTCTTCCAATGCCGGGACTACCTCTCCACTGCGGACTGTGTCTCCTGCTTCGACACGGCCCAGTCGGAGATCCAGAAATGCTCGGCGGCCAACGGGGCCCGCGTGATCTACGACGGATGCTTTCTGAGGTACGAGGGCAACGGATTCTTCGACCAGACGACGCTGCCGGGGAACCGCGCGCTGTGTGGGAACGAGACCGCGGCGTCGGTGAACGAGACGGCTGCTTCGGGGAACAAGACGACGGTGTTGGGAAGTGACGGTTTCAGAGATGCTGTTAACGGGCTGTTGACAGATATCACTACGGCAGCGCCgaggatggaggggtattttgCGGCAGCGAGGAGGGGAGGGGCGGGGGGTGCTATCGTGTACGGGGTGGCGCAGTGCGCACCGAGGGTGAGTGAGGAAgggtgtgaacagtgcttgaagGTGGCGTATGGGAATATAGAAAGGTGTATGCCGGATGTAGATGGGAGGGCTGTGGATGCTGGGTGCTTCTTAAGGTACTCCGACACGGCGTTTTTTAGCGATGACCAGGTGACGGATCTCGCGCCTTTCTTGCGTACAG GAGGAGGttcaagaaagaagaagaaagcaatcaTAGGAGGTGTTGTTGGAGGAGGTGCATTCGTTCTGTTACTTCTATTCTTTATATTGCTTCGACGATCAAAGAAGGCTAAGAATCCACAGAAAG GAGACATATTAGGGGTGACGGAGCTGCAAGGCCCAGTGAATTATCACTACAATGATCTTAAATCTGCTACGAAGAATTTCAGTGAAGAAAATAAACTAGGGGAAGGAGGGTTTGGTGATGTGTACAAG GGTGTTCTAAAAAATGGGAAGATAGTAGCTGTCAAGAAACTTATGATACGACAGTCCAAGAGAGCAAGGGAAGACTTTGAAAGCGAGGTCAAGCTCATAAGCAATGTTCATCACCGGAATCTCGTCCGTTTGCTTGGGTGTTGCAGTAAAGGCTCAGAACTGCTCCTTGTTTACGAGTTCATGGCAAATAGCAGCCTCGACAAGTACTTATTTG GCAACAGGCGTGGGTCCCTCAACTGGAAACAGCGATTTGATATAATCATTGGTGTGGCTCGGGGCCTTGCATATCTGCACGAGGAATTCCATGTCTGCATCATACACCGAGATATAAAACCCGGCAATATACTGCTTGATGACAATTTCCAAGCCAGAATTGCGGATTTTGGGTTGGCAAGACTACTTCCAGAAGACCAGAGCCATCTCAGCACTAAATTTGCAGGAACATT GGGCTATACAGCACCTGAGTATGCAATCCATGGGCAGCTATCTGAGAAGGTTGACACATACAGCTATGGTGTGGTCGTCCTGGAAATCATAAGTGGTCGAAAGAGCAACGACACAAAGCTTGAACCTGTTGCACAATAC TATATGAAACGGACTCGCTGA